Proteins from a genomic interval of Niabella soli DSM 19437:
- a CDS encoding DUF4142 domain-containing protein, protein MKTVSIFLLTTIFFWSCNQQPKTPVAEADSANNVKQDSAANNLTVTVDSMSAAFLVRAADNELREADLATLAEQKATIPTVKSFAKMLAQEHQQLNESVKELAGKKNITIPPMSDDQKTMNKLSTRQGSTFDKDYINEVIDGHKDAVKRFEDAVKYAQDPDIKAFADKTLPHLQEHLDSAKSIKAKYWK, encoded by the coding sequence ATGAAAACAGTAAGCATATTCCTTTTGACAACTATATTTTTTTGGTCCTGTAATCAGCAGCCTAAGACCCCGGTAGCCGAAGCGGACTCCGCCAACAATGTTAAGCAGGACAGCGCTGCTAACAATCTTACCGTTACAGTCGACAGCATGAGCGCCGCCTTCCTGGTAAGAGCCGCAGACAACGAGCTCCGCGAAGCGGATCTGGCAACGCTGGCCGAACAAAAGGCTACGATACCCACTGTAAAAAGTTTTGCAAAAATGTTAGCTCAGGAGCACCAACAGCTCAATGAATCTGTAAAAGAGCTGGCAGGAAAAAAGAATATCACCATCCCGCCCATGTCTGATGATCAAAAGACAATGAACAAATTATCTACCCGGCAGGGAAGCACATTTGACAAAGATTATATTAACGAAGTGATCGATGGTCACAAAGATGCGGTTAAGCGATTTGAAGATGCGGTCAAATACGCGCAGGACCCGGACATAAAGGCGTTTGCCGATAAGACGCTGCCTCATTTGCAGGAGCACCTGGATTCGGCTAAAAGCATAAAGGCAAAATATTGGAAATAA
- a CDS encoding glycoside hydrolase family 95 protein, with the protein MRLKKMIAFIGLLWSCGPVLSQEHPSIWFAKPGLKWDAEGLPIGNGRLGAMMMGGVANDTIQFNEQSLWSGDNNWDGAYETGDHGFGSYRNFGALVVNFDGDKSSSGYRRGLNLTDGIYTASLTINKTQYKREAFASHPDQVMVFRYTAQNGRLSGRISLHSAQGASARATGNSLQFAGTMPNQLQYAAKMLLQQEGGTVTTLDSQLVFTGCKTLTLYLDARTNYKPDYTADWRGAAPRPVIEKELAAALRKTYEQLRAAHIKDFTALAAAAHIDVGTTPVALRALPTDLRLQKYAAGGADPDLEETVFQFGRYLLISSSRPGGLPANLQGLWNNSNTPPWASDYHNNINIQMNYWAAENTNLSACHIPLIDYIVAQAEPCRIATRKAFGAATRGWTARTSQSIFGGNGWEWNIPASAWYAHHVFEHWAFTKDRDYLKKTAYPVLKEICNFWEDRLKQLPDGSLVVPNGWSPEHGPREDGVMHDQQLVWDLFQNYLDAAKALNTDPAYQLKVADMQRRLAPNKIGKWGQLQEWQEDRDDPNDQHRHTSHLFAVYPGRQISLTQTPELAKAAIISLRSRSGNYGKNIDKPFTVASTIGDSRRSWTWPWRCALWARLGEGEKAGMMVRGLLTYNMLPNLLATHPPLQLDGNFGISGAIPEMLLQSHAGEISLLPAIPESWKQAGSFNGLRARGGFTVSCSWKAGRVTGYHIVSKTRQKVWVRVNGERKEIVSEQL; encoded by the coding sequence ATGCGCCTGAAAAAAATGATTGCTTTTATTGGTTTGTTATGGAGTTGTGGTCCGGTTTTATCACAGGAGCATCCTTCCATCTGGTTTGCCAAACCCGGGTTGAAATGGGATGCCGAAGGATTGCCTATCGGCAACGGGCGCCTGGGCGCGATGATGATGGGAGGCGTGGCAAACGACACGATCCAGTTTAACGAGCAAAGCCTTTGGAGCGGCGATAACAACTGGGACGGCGCCTATGAAACCGGCGACCATGGCTTTGGAAGTTACCGGAATTTCGGTGCACTGGTGGTTAATTTCGATGGAGACAAAAGCAGCTCCGGTTACAGGAGGGGGCTGAACCTTACCGATGGGATCTACACGGCATCCCTTACAATTAATAAAACGCAATACAAACGTGAAGCTTTTGCCAGCCATCCGGACCAGGTGATGGTATTCCGGTACACGGCTCAAAATGGACGTTTGTCCGGGCGCATAAGCCTTCACTCCGCGCAGGGCGCCAGCGCGCGGGCAACCGGCAACAGCCTGCAGTTTGCGGGCACGATGCCCAACCAATTACAGTATGCAGCAAAAATGCTGCTGCAGCAGGAAGGGGGAACGGTTACGACGCTCGACAGTCAGTTGGTTTTTACCGGGTGCAAAACGCTTACCCTTTATTTGGATGCCCGTACGAATTACAAGCCTGATTATACTGCCGATTGGCGGGGTGCTGCCCCCCGGCCCGTTATAGAAAAAGAACTGGCGGCGGCGCTGCGGAAAACCTATGAGCAATTGCGTGCGGCACATATAAAAGATTTTACAGCACTGGCGGCGGCGGCACACATTGATGTAGGTACCACGCCTGTTGCTTTGCGGGCATTGCCCACCGATCTGCGCCTGCAAAAATATGCAGCCGGCGGCGCTGATCCGGATCTGGAAGAAACTGTATTCCAGTTTGGCCGTTACCTGCTGATCAGCTCCTCACGGCCCGGTGGATTGCCGGCGAATTTGCAGGGGCTCTGGAATAACAGTAACACACCTCCCTGGGCCAGCGATTATCATAATAATATCAACATCCAAATGAATTATTGGGCTGCCGAAAACACCAATTTGTCTGCCTGCCATATACCCCTTATCGATTATATTGTGGCCCAGGCGGAACCCTGCCGCATCGCTACCCGCAAGGCTTTTGGCGCTGCTACCCGTGGGTGGACGGCCCGCACGAGTCAGAGTATTTTTGGCGGCAACGGGTGGGAATGGAATATTCCTGCAAGCGCCTGGTATGCCCATCATGTATTTGAGCATTGGGCTTTTACCAAAGACAGGGATTATCTTAAAAAAACGGCATACCCTGTTTTAAAAGAGATCTGTAATTTTTGGGAAGACCGGCTAAAGCAATTGCCCGACGGAAGCCTGGTAGTGCCCAATGGCTGGTCGCCGGAGCATGGCCCGCGCGAAGATGGGGTGATGCACGATCAGCAACTGGTGTGGGACCTGTTTCAGAATTACCTGGATGCGGCTAAGGCGCTGAACACCGACCCCGCATACCAGTTAAAAGTAGCAGACATGCAGCGGCGCCTGGCGCCCAATAAGATCGGCAAATGGGGACAGTTACAGGAATGGCAGGAAGACCGGGATGATCCCAATGACCAGCACCGGCACACTTCTCATTTGTTTGCTGTATACCCGGGCCGGCAGATCAGCCTCACCCAGACGCCGGAACTGGCAAAAGCGGCCATTATTTCTTTGCGCAGCCGCAGCGGCAATTATGGGAAAAACATTGATAAGCCTTTCACTGTGGCTTCAACAATAGGCGATAGCCGCCGCTCCTGGACCTGGCCCTGGCGTTGTGCGCTATGGGCGCGGCTGGGTGAAGGAGAGAAGGCGGGAATGATGGTACGCGGATTGCTTACCTATAACATGCTGCCCAACCTGTTGGCAACCCATCCGCCCCTGCAGTTGGATGGTAATTTCGGCATCAGCGGGGCTATTCCGGAGATGCTGTTACAAAGTCATGCCGGCGAAATAAGCCTGTTGCCGGCGATCCCGGAAAGCTGGAAGCAGGCCGGTTCATTTAATGGCCTGCGGGCCCGCGGTGGATTTACGGTAAGTTGTAGCTGGAAAGCCGGCCGGGTGACCGGCTATCATATTGTTTCAAAAACGCGCCAAAAAGTATGGGTGCGTGTGAACGGAGAGCGGAAAGAAATAGTTTCGGAGCAATTATAA
- a CDS encoding AP2/ERF family transcription factor — protein MIRKLKSGKYRLYSRMPDKKTNKRRNLGTFDTLEAAKNHEREIHYFKHH, from the coding sequence ATGATCCGAAAATTAAAATCCGGCAAGTACCGCTTATACTCCCGAATGCCGGACAAGAAAACAAACAAGCGCAGGAACCTGGGCACTTTCGACACACTGGAGGCGGCCAAAAATCACGAAAGGGAGATCCATTATTTTAAGCACCATTAG
- a CDS encoding sigma-54-dependent transcriptional regulator, translated as MPQKLLIIDDDADLCQLLSRYLKKNGYQVETAYSGNKGVARYKAENFDAVIADYRLGDMDGTALVKELKQLNANAAILIITGYSDIRPAIEVTRLGAFDYIPKPLVPEEVLKLLKKMTDPDFATGQAARNVQTDTASFLQQYYVGKSKTVQDVYHQVSVVAPTNYSVILYGESGTGKEVIARTIHHSSTRSDQPFVALDCGTLSRELAASELFGHVKGAFTGALQDKEGHFEMANGGTLFLDEIGNLTPDIQAILLRIIQERKFKRVGGTKEISIDIRIIVASNENLKAACSNGKFREDLFHRLNEFAIHLPALRHRKDDIGPLAEFFLKKSCEESAKTITGFSEAAFAAFLRYDWPGNLRELRNAVRRAVLLTEDNGTVNEEALLIEGADPKEITDNPAENGQQPDSEKDLLKEVAGRAEYNAIMTVLKKVNFNKKKAAEVLNIDRKTLYNKLKLFSGN; from the coding sequence ATGCCCCAAAAATTGCTCATAATCGACGACGATGCTGATCTATGTCAACTGTTGTCCCGTTATCTTAAAAAAAATGGCTACCAGGTAGAAACCGCTTATTCCGGCAATAAGGGAGTAGCCCGGTATAAAGCTGAAAATTTTGACGCCGTTATTGCCGATTACCGGCTGGGCGATATGGATGGAACTGCATTGGTTAAAGAACTGAAACAATTAAATGCTAATGCTGCTATTTTAATTATTACGGGTTATTCAGACATCCGGCCGGCGATTGAAGTAACCCGGCTGGGCGCGTTTGATTATATTCCTAAACCGCTCGTTCCTGAAGAGGTGTTAAAACTGCTTAAAAAAATGACAGATCCTGATTTTGCAACAGGGCAGGCCGCCCGGAATGTGCAAACCGATACCGCCTCTTTTTTACAGCAATATTATGTAGGTAAGTCAAAGACCGTCCAGGATGTATACCATCAGGTATCGGTAGTAGCCCCCACAAACTACAGTGTTATTTTATATGGAGAGAGCGGCACAGGTAAAGAGGTTATAGCGCGAACCATACATCATAGCAGTACCCGGTCCGATCAACCTTTTGTGGCCCTGGATTGTGGAACGCTTTCGCGGGAACTGGCGGCCAGCGAGCTTTTCGGTCATGTAAAAGGCGCTTTTACCGGGGCGCTGCAGGACAAGGAAGGTCATTTTGAAATGGCAAACGGGGGTACGCTTTTCCTGGATGAAATAGGGAACCTGACGCCCGATATCCAGGCGATCCTGTTGCGCATCATCCAGGAGCGGAAATTTAAACGCGTGGGTGGAACTAAAGAAATTTCCATTGATATCCGGATCATTGTAGCATCAAATGAGAACCTGAAAGCTGCCTGCAGCAATGGTAAATTCCGGGAAGACCTGTTTCACCGCCTTAACGAATTTGCTATCCACCTTCCGGCGTTGCGCCACCGCAAGGACGACATTGGCCCCCTTGCCGAATTTTTTCTAAAAAAATCCTGCGAAGAAAGTGCAAAAACGATCACGGGATTTTCCGAAGCGGCTTTTGCTGCCTTTCTGCGTTACGATTGGCCGGGCAACCTCAGGGAATTGCGGAACGCCGTTCGCCGGGCTGTATTATTAACGGAAGATAATGGAACCGTAAATGAAGAAGCACTGTTAATTGAGGGGGCTGATCCAAAGGAAATAACTGACAACCCCGCGGAGAACGGGCAGCAGCCCGATTCCGAGAAAGACCTTTTAAAAGAAGTTGCGGGACGTGCGGAATATAACGCTATCATGACTGTTTTAAAGAAAGTGAACTTCAATAAGAAAAAGGCTGCCGAAGTACTGAACATCGACCGGAAGACCCTGTATAATAAGTTGAAATTATTTTCAGGGAACTAA
- a CDS encoding PA2169 family four-helix-bundle protein: MVYHNFIDLLNDLIRINNDRIAGYEKAVAELKEEQDNYLKSIFGKMIIISHDHNTDLARLVDFLGGEATTGTTGAGKLYRLWLDVKTIFTGITDKRTVLEVAEKVESAARNAYKEALNEPGLPDELSNLLIAQEATLTESEHQIRALRNASSG, translated from the coding sequence ATGGTTTATCATAACTTTATTGATTTGTTAAATGACCTGATACGGATCAATAACGACCGCATTGCAGGTTATGAAAAGGCAGTGGCTGAACTAAAAGAAGAGCAGGATAATTACCTGAAATCTATTTTTGGCAAAATGATAATTATCAGCCATGACCATAATACCGACCTTGCACGGCTGGTCGATTTCCTTGGAGGCGAAGCCACTACCGGCACTACCGGCGCAGGAAAATTGTACCGCTTATGGCTGGACGTTAAAACAATATTCACCGGTATTACCGACAAAAGAACGGTCCTTGAAGTTGCCGAAAAAGTGGAGAGCGCCGCACGCAATGCCTATAAAGAGGCTTTAAATGAGCCCGGGCTACCAGACGAACTTTCTAACCTCCTGATCGCACAGGAAGCTACCCTCACCGAATCGGAGCACCAGATAAGAGCGTTAAGAAACGCTTCATCCGGTTGA
- a CDS encoding PA2169 family four-helix-bundle protein produces MSYTLDGEILNDLLLINNDRIAGYNRAIDELEDAEDAGLKNLFQHYIDNSNIFITELTDELKASEQPVATGTTGSGKIYKAWMEIKAFFTGNDRQTILNSCEAIEDAAKKAYETALNQPGLLPETFLLIERQSNHLVKAHDQIKKLRDA; encoded by the coding sequence ATGTCTTATACACTTGATGGTGAAATATTGAACGACCTGTTGCTTATTAATAATGACCGCATCGCCGGCTATAACAGGGCTATTGACGAATTAGAAGATGCGGAAGATGCCGGACTGAAAAATTTATTCCAGCACTATATCGATAACAGTAACATTTTTATTACAGAGCTAACGGATGAATTAAAAGCATCGGAACAGCCCGTTGCTACTGGTACAACCGGCAGCGGCAAAATTTATAAAGCCTGGATGGAGATCAAGGCTTTCTTTACGGGTAATGACCGGCAAACAATCCTGAACAGTTGCGAAGCCATTGAAGATGCCGCCAAGAAAGCCTACGAAACTGCATTGAATCAACCCGGCTTATTGCCTGAAACGTTTTTACTTATCGAAAGACAAAGCAACCATTTGGTGAAGGCGCACGATCAGATAAAAAAACTCAGGGACGCATAA